From the Limanda limanda chromosome 2, fLimLim1.1, whole genome shotgun sequence genome, one window contains:
- the LOC133021101 gene encoding cAMP-specific 3',5'-cyclic phosphodiesterase 4C-like, with protein MKKSRSVLSVTGEEGNGTDGPGAGEKAESSRYSRSYTSGATLGAELRRGRSRRLSSSLQVPCWLRPRDRTRSPEVLSNVSRPTTLPLRIPPRISITHADTDSYETENGVSPGHSPLGSQSPGLTLNTSFPSGQRRESFLYRSDSDYDMSPKTVSRNSSLASEGHTAEDFIVTPFAQVLASLRSVRSNFTILANVSTPTVKRSPLGGVCVSPRATLSDQQYQQLALDTLEELDWCLDQLETIQTHRSVSEMASNKFKRMLNRELSHLSEMSRSGNQVSEYISSTFLDKQNDEEIPSPTLKDKPMSHISGVRKLSHSSSLSSSSMPRFGVNTDQEDELAKELEDLDKWSFNIFRVAEFSNNRPLSCIMYTIFQERELLKTFRIPLDTFVTYVMTLEDHYHGNVPYHNSLHAADVTQSTHVLLSTPALDAVFTDLEVLASLFAAAIHDVDHPGVSNQFLINTNSELALMYNDESVLENHHLAVGFKLLHQENCDIFQNLTKRQRQSLRKLVIDMVLATDMSKHMTLLGDLKTMVETKKVTSSGVLLLDHYTERIQVLRNMVHCADLSNPTKALPLYRQWTERIMEEFFRQGDKERERGMEISAMCDKHTASVEKSQVGFIDYIVHPLWETWADLVHPDAQELLDTLEENREWYLSTMPQSPSPPPDRHLQHDRFQFEITLEDVEHNNHNQVHLENSNGGGREDRAEPNGEGQNHVGADEEEDEENHNSKQNGVRDEEEEEEEEAGEEEEDEEEGQENMEQQNGVEQLEEDGAEQTDEIEKQEDDDGEEDEQTKEEEEEIEKCQEEEEEEETKEEEEEIQKSQEDQQEEEEDVGGNEEAKGDEEEIVEKEEVEGEIDGERDSEGEEGNENEEAEVEEKEEGEMEENVEEETEEQVDEEKKVEEEEDEKVEEEEGENEEKVEEEEGETEDNVEDEEGE; from the exons GTGCCCTGCTGGCTCCGGCCTCGAGATCGGACCCGGTCACCGGAGGTCCTGAGCAACGTGTCCCGTCCCACGACTCTCCCTCTCCGAATCCCACCACGCATCTCCATCACGCACGCCGACACcgacag CTACGAAACAGAAAATGGCGTGTCGCCGGGTCACAGCCCCCTGGGCTCCCAGAGTCCGGGCCTCACCCTGAACACCTCCTTCCCCTCGGGCCAGAGAAGAGAATCCTTCCTCTACCGCTCGGACTCGGACTACGACATGTCGCCCAAGACGGTCTCTCGAAACTCCTCCCTCGCCAGTGAAGG gCACACGGCAGAGGACTTTATCGTCACACCTTTCGCTCAG GTACTGGCCAGTCTTCGATCAGTACGGAGCAACTTCACCATCCTCGCCAACGTCTCCACGCCAACAGTCAA GAGGTCTCCACTGGGCGGAGTGTGCGTCAGTCCCAGGGCGACACTCTCAGACCAGCAGTACCAGCAGCTGGCCCTGGACACTCTGGAGGAACTGGACTGGTGCCTGGACCAGCTGGAGACCATTCAGACTCACCGCTCCGTCAGCGAAATGGCCTCCAACAAG TTTAAGAGGATGCTGAACAGAGAACTTTCCCATCTGTCGGAGATGAGTCGCTCCGGTAACCAGGTGTCTGAATACATCTCCAGCACCTTCCTGG ACAAGCAGAACGATGAGGAGATCCCGTCTCCCACCCTGAAGGACAAACCCATGAGTCACATCAGCGGCGTGAGGAAACTGTCTCACAGCTCCAGCCTCTCCAGCAGTTCCATGCCTCGCTTCGGCGTCAACACCGACCAGGAGGACGAGCTCGCCAAG gagctggaggatctGGACAAGTGGAGCTTCAACATATTCAGAGTCGCAGAATTCTCCAACAACAGACCGCTCAGCTGCATCATGTACACCATCTTCCAG gaGCGCGAGCTGTTGAAGACGTTTCGAATCCCACTCGACACCTTTGTCACCTACGTGATGACCCTGGAGGACCATTACCATGGCAACGTACCGTACCACAACAGCCTCCATGCTGCGGACGTCACCCAGTCCACACACGTCCTGCTGTCCACACCTGCCCTTGAT GCCGTCTTCACTGACCTGGAGGTCCTGGCCTCTCTGTTCGCTGCAGCCATCCACGACGTCGACCACCCTGGCGTCTCCAATCAGTTCCTCATCAACACCA ACTCAGAACTGGCCCTCATGTACAACGACGAGTCGGTGTTGGAGAACCATCATCTCGCCGTCGGCTTCAAGCTCCTGCACCAGGAGAActgtgacattttccagaacctCACCAAGAGACAGCGCCAGAGCCTCCGCAAGCTCGTCATCGACATG GTGTTGGCCACGGACATGTCCAAACACATGACCCTGCTGGGCGACCTGAAGACCATGGTGGAGACGAAGAAGGTGACGAGCTCGGGGGTTCTGCTGCTCGACCACTACACAGAGCGAATACAG gtgctgAGGAACATGGTGCACTGTGCCGACCTGAGCAACCCCACCAAGGCGCTGCCGCTGTACCGGCAGTGGACGGAGAGAATCATGGAGGAGTTCTTCCGACAGGGCGacaaagagcgagagagagggatggagatcAGCGCCAtgtgtgacaaacacacagcgtCTGTGGAGAAGAGTCAG GTGGGTTTCATCGACTACATCGTGCATCCGCTGTGGGAGACGTGGGCCGACCTGGTGCACCCGGACGCCCAGGAGCTCCTGGACACGCTGGAGGAGAACAGGGAGTGGTACCTGAGCACCATGCCCCAGTCGCCCTCGCCCCCCCCCGACAGACACCTTCAGCACGACCGCTTCCAGTTCGAAATCACCCTGGAGGACGTGGagcacaacaaccacaaccaggTGCACCTGGAGAACAGCAACGGCGGGGGGAGGGAGGACCGGGCGGAGCCGAACGGCGAGGGACAGAACCACGTCGGAGCtgacgaggaggaagacgaggagaatCACAACAGTAAACAGAATGGAGTCcgggatgaagaggaagaggaggaggaggaggccggagaagaggaggaggacgaggaagagggaCAGGAAAACATGGAACAGCAAAATGGAGTGGAGCAATTAGAAGAGGATGGAGCAGAGCAGACGgatgaaatagaaaagcaagaagatgatgatggagaggaagacgagcagaccaaagaggaagaggaggagatcgagaaatgtcaggaggaggaggaggaggaggagaccaaagaggaagaggaggagatccAGAAAAGCCAAGAGgatcaacaggaggaggaagaagatgtaGGAGGTAATGAGGAGGCAAAGGGTGATGAAGAAGAAATTGTAGAAAAGGAGGAGGTAGAAGGAGaaatagatggagagagagacagcgagggggaagagggaaatgaaaatgaggaggcagaagtggaggaaaaagaggagggagagatggaggaaaatgtagaggaggagacggaggaacaggttgatgaagagaagaaagtggaagaagaggaggacgagaaagttgaggaagaggagggtgagaatGAGGAGAaagtggaagaagaggagggagagacagaagacaatgtagaggatgaagagggggaa